The following proteins are co-located in the Sporolactobacillus pectinivorans genome:
- a CDS encoding PadR family transcriptional regulator, protein MSSSQILKGILEGCLLSIISKGEIYGYEMIERLGTYGFTMVSEGSIYPLLIRMRKEGFVMTRQKELPSGGPKRKYYSLTAKGLEELKTFKKTWTAISESVNKLIREEE, encoded by the coding sequence TTGTCTTCCAGTCAGATTCTTAAAGGAATTCTAGAGGGGTGTTTATTGTCTATCATTTCTAAGGGCGAAATCTATGGATATGAAATGATCGAAAGACTTGGAACATACGGGTTTACGATGGTGAGTGAAGGGAGCATTTACCCTCTGCTAATCAGAATGAGAAAAGAAGGATTTGTTATGACGCGTCAAAAGGAATTGCCTTCCGGCGGACCTAAACGGAAATATTATTCTTTAACTGCCAAAGGACTTGAAGAATTGAAAACATTTAAGAAAACATGGACAGCTATTTCCGAGAGTGTGAATAAGTTGATCAGGGAGGAAGAATGA
- a CDS encoding helix-turn-helix transcriptional regulator, which translates to MNNWMHEMIEWIENHLFDEFSLKNLGNDIGYSPYYCSFKFHQLSGVTIRRYMSLRKIYLSSIELETTNQRIIDLAFKYGFSSQEAFSRAFKNTFGITPTALRKHPQPLQSYVKLNIKGIEDGIIIDISQKLEIETLQNKISDQFDQNILNILNGEMMYKEFSTHQLMGKSDYVPFNEAMCSNDTHKSIFSGTFNRRRASGHHVSLEQYENIVITPLKPLFDKQYKCIVLWFGDDMFCQMNLLTVLAYLDQVGYKGKTFFHMVKETTYEVEETEIVPQGYKEIYLQVLIHHCFPEIPLMPVMYQGIKLYLEYLKKDNEITAFIKKNLDRSQNELLRQLFRVFPQYGLGDLQYLKIIKTIKDA; encoded by the coding sequence ATGAACAATTGGATGCATGAGATGATTGAATGGATTGAGAATCATCTTTTTGATGAGTTCTCACTCAAGAATCTAGGGAATGATATCGGATATTCTCCTTACTATTGTTCTTTTAAGTTCCATCAGCTATCAGGAGTGACGATCAGAAGATATATGTCGTTGAGAAAAATATATCTTTCTTCCATTGAACTTGAAACTACAAATCAAAGAATTATTGATCTTGCATTTAAGTACGGATTTTCATCTCAGGAAGCTTTTTCGAGAGCATTTAAAAATACGTTTGGCATCACTCCTACTGCTCTTAGAAAACATCCGCAACCATTACAGAGCTATGTGAAATTAAATATAAAAGGTATAGAGGATGGTATAATTATAGATATTTCCCAAAAATTGGAGATTGAAACGTTACAGAATAAAATTTCAGATCAGTTTGATCAAAATATATTGAATATCTTAAATGGAGAGATGATGTATAAAGAATTTTCAACACATCAGTTAATGGGAAAGAGTGACTATGTTCCTTTCAATGAAGCTATGTGTTCAAATGATACACATAAATCTATTTTTAGTGGAACTTTTAACAGACGTAGAGCCTCAGGACATCATGTATCATTAGAGCAATATGAAAATATTGTCATTACCCCTTTAAAACCTCTGTTTGACAAACAATACAAATGCATTGTTTTGTGGTTCGGGGATGACATGTTTTGTCAAATGAATCTGTTAACTGTGTTGGCATATTTAGATCAAGTAGGGTACAAAGGAAAAACATTCTTTCATATGGTGAAGGAAACAACTTATGAGGTAGAAGAGACAGAAATCGTTCCACAGGGTTATAAAGAAATCTATCTTCAGGTGTTGATTCATCATTGTTTTCCTGAAATTCCATTAATGCCTGTTATGTATCAGGGAATCAAGCTGTATCTAGAATATTTAAAGAAAGACAATGAAATTACAGCGTTTATCAAAAAAAATCTAGATCGTTCTCAAAATGAATTATTAAGACAATTATTTCGTGTCTTCCCTCAATATGGTTTGGGAGATTTGCAATACTTAAAAATCATTAAAACGATAAAAGATGCATAA
- the istA gene encoding IS21 family transposase, producing MIDMALYDRIKIMKEVEGLSQREIARNLGISRNTVSKYLKQKEPPTLAVRQRSYGKKEYSEETQRILPVIDQWLLEDQKHWVKQKHTAARVYQRLVEEYNFKGSASNIRKLVARRRQKQKEVFIPLEFQLGLQFQFDWGEADIILSGRTQRIFLFCLQLSSSRLRFVRAYAHQKQEAFLDGFVHAFEFLGGVPVEGLLDNLKTAVEKILEGRHRLEQEAFIALQAHYGFKAT from the coding sequence ATGATCGATATGGCTCTCTATGATCGTATCAAAATTATGAAGGAGGTTGAAGGCCTTTCTCAACGTGAGATTGCGAGAAATTTAGGGATTTCAAGAAATACGGTGAGTAAATATCTCAAACAGAAGGAGCCTCCGACCCTTGCGGTTCGGCAACGTTCGTACGGGAAGAAAGAATACTCAGAGGAAACTCAACGCATTCTGCCCGTCATCGATCAGTGGCTCCTTGAGGATCAAAAACACTGGGTCAAACAGAAACATACGGCGGCGAGAGTTTATCAACGATTGGTCGAAGAATACAACTTCAAAGGATCTGCCTCTAACATTCGTAAACTCGTTGCTCGGAGAAGGCAAAAACAGAAGGAGGTGTTCATCCCCCTTGAGTTTCAATTGGGCCTTCAATTCCAGTTCGACTGGGGTGAGGCGGATATCATCCTGAGCGGGCGGACGCAGAGAATCTTTTTGTTTTGTCTCCAGCTCTCATCTAGCCGTTTACGTTTTGTCCGAGCCTATGCCCATCAGAAACAGGAGGCTTTTTTGGATGGCTTTGTACACGCTTTTGAATTTCTGGGAGGTGTGCCGGTCGAAGGCCTCTTGGACAATTTGAAAACAGCCGTAGAGAAAATTCTGGAGGGCCGGCATCGCCTGGAACAGGAAGCGTTTATCGCGCTCCAGGCGCATTACGGATTCAAAGCCACATT
- a CDS encoding RNA-binding domain-containing protein encodes MNFTEGLTLELKRQVIDDIRKTVVAFANTDGGAIYIGIGDDGEVIGIQNPDREMLRLTNLIRDAIKPDVTLFTSCNIENIEGKGVIKLTVQKGTESPYYLSGKGMRPEGVFVRQGPSSVPATESAIRRMIMETDGDSYETMRSLNQDLTFEAANKEFMARQILFGTNQYKTLNIVNADGLYTNLGILLSDQCVHTIKAAVFEGTDKAVFKDRREFDGSLLRQLNEVYEYISQYNHIRAEFSGLHRVDRRDYPEDALREALLNSLVHRDYAYSASTLLSIFDDRIEFVSIGGLVKGISIEDVMLGVSMTRNEKLARIFYRLKLVEAYGTGVPKIIRSYDDFPIKPKFEVSDNAFKITLPNKNAVIKINQLSEQEQAVMDLIEKKIKISRRDVEGILQVSQTMSGRVLKQLVKKGFLQTLGRGRSTAYIRTK; translated from the coding sequence ATGAATTTCACAGAAGGATTAACACTCGAATTGAAACGACAAGTTATTGATGATATTCGGAAAACAGTCGTCGCTTTCGCCAATACGGATGGAGGGGCAATTTATATAGGAATTGGGGATGACGGTGAAGTTATCGGTATACAGAATCCGGATAGAGAAATGCTAAGACTGACCAATTTGATCCGAGATGCGATTAAACCTGACGTTACACTGTTTACGTCCTGCAACATTGAGAATATAGAAGGAAAAGGCGTGATAAAGTTAACCGTGCAGAAGGGAACGGAAAGCCCTTATTATCTTTCAGGAAAAGGAATGCGTCCGGAAGGTGTATTTGTCCGCCAGGGTCCTTCTTCTGTGCCTGCTACCGAAAGTGCCATAAGAAGAATGATCATGGAAACTGATGGTGACAGCTATGAGACCATGCGATCACTTAATCAAGATTTAACTTTTGAAGCTGCAAATAAAGAATTTATGGCGAGGCAGATCCTTTTTGGAACCAATCAATATAAAACCTTAAATATAGTCAATGCAGATGGGCTTTACACTAATCTCGGCATTTTGTTGTCGGATCAATGTGTGCATACCATTAAAGCGGCAGTTTTCGAGGGGACAGACAAAGCTGTATTTAAAGATCGCCGTGAATTTGACGGTTCTTTGCTGAGACAACTTAATGAAGTTTATGAGTATATTTCCCAGTACAATCATATTCGGGCGGAATTTTCCGGACTTCACCGTGTAGATCGGAGGGACTACCCCGAAGATGCCTTGCGGGAAGCCCTGCTCAACTCTTTAGTTCACAGAGACTACGCCTATAGTGCAAGTACTTTGCTCAGCATTTTTGATGACCGGATCGAGTTTGTTTCCATTGGCGGTCTTGTCAAGGGGATCTCAATTGAAGATGTGATGCTCGGAGTTTCTATGACACGAAATGAAAAATTGGCCCGTATTTTCTACCGTTTGAAGCTGGTGGAAGCCTATGGAACGGGCGTTCCCAAAATTATCAGGAGCTATGACGACTTTCCTATAAAACCAAAGTTTGAAGTATCCGATAATGCATTTAAGATAACTCTTCCCAACAAGAACGCGGTCATTAAAATAAACCAGTTGTCTGAACAGGAGCAGGCGGTGATGGATCTGATTGAGAAAAAAATAAAAATCAGCAGGAGGGATGTAGAAGGCATCTTGCAGGTTTCGCAAACCATGTCCGGTCGCGTTCTAAAACAGCTTGTTAAGAAGGGATTTCTCCAAACTCTGGGAAGAGGCAGAAGCACTGCCTACATCCGGACAAAGTGA